A portion of the Acidobacteriaceae bacterium genome contains these proteins:
- the tpiA gene encoding triose-phosphate isomerase, with product MRKPIIAGNWKMYKTPKESLAFLDAFLPLVEGHTRDEILLCPTMSSLAFVIEAAEGTNVRAGAQNMHWLNEGPYTGQTSPTMLVSIGCRHVLLGHSEQRLYFNETYERVNLKLKAAINHGITPIVCVGELLAEREDGKTEETLRTQVRAALRNISSSEARRLVIAYEPIWAIGTGSTASPEIAAAAHTIIRHELSHCCGEQTAQNTRILYGGSVKPENIGDLMRQDGIDGALVGGASLVPTTFANIVQY from the coding sequence ATGCGCAAGCCCATCATTGCCGGCAACTGGAAGATGTACAAAACGCCGAAGGAATCGTTGGCTTTCCTCGACGCTTTTCTTCCGCTGGTCGAAGGACACACGCGCGACGAGATTCTTCTCTGCCCCACGATGAGTTCGCTCGCGTTCGTGATCGAAGCCGCAGAAGGCACAAACGTTCGTGCTGGTGCGCAAAACATGCACTGGCTGAACGAAGGCCCGTACACCGGACAGACCTCGCCGACAATGCTGGTTTCGATCGGCTGCCGTCATGTGCTGCTGGGACACTCCGAGCAGCGCCTGTATTTCAACGAGACGTACGAACGCGTCAACCTGAAGCTAAAGGCCGCGATCAACCACGGCATTACGCCGATCGTCTGCGTGGGGGAGCTGCTGGCTGAGCGCGAAGACGGCAAGACGGAAGAGACGCTGCGGACGCAGGTTCGTGCGGCGTTGCGAAACATTTCGTCGTCGGAAGCGCGTCGCCTTGTGATTGCTTACGAGCCGATCTGGGCGATTGGAACAGGCTCGACGGCATCGCCGGAGATCGCAGCTGCAGCCCACACCATCATTCGCCACGAGCTTTCGCATTGCTGCGGTGAGCAGACGGCACAGAATACGCGCATCCTCTACGGCGGTTCGGTAAAGCCGGAGAACATCGGCGATCTGATGCGGCAGGATGGCATCGACGGCGCACTGGTCGGCGGCGCTTCGCTGGTTCCGACGACCTTCGCCAATATCGTGCAGTACTAG
- the murA gene encoding UDP-N-acetylglucosamine 1-carboxyvinyltransferase, with translation MDKFVIRGGNPLLGTIKVSGAKNSALPCMAAAILTEDEVVLENIPQVRDIETERKLLESMGAEVELGYGRAQHRTTIKCAVLSDPVAKYEIVKTMRASSLVLGPLVARTGMARVAMPGGCAIGGRPIDLHIKGLEAMGAKITQEHGYLEARTDRLKGAHIVFDKITVTGTEDLLMAAVLADGESLFENCAREPEVTDLAAMLNGMGAQIEGAGTSTMRIKGVSKLHGVRHRINPDRIEAGTFLIAGAITGGDLNVDCCNPEHLGSLLSKLEQCGVKLEVGVDNVRVHSGGRLTATDITTEEYPGFPTDMQAQFMALLTQCEGTSIVTENIFENRFMHVSELNRMGANISVSGRTATVRGGTKLQSAAVMCSDLRASAALVLGALVAEGESILDRVYHMDRGYERMEEKLRGVGAQVRRMGEVFGKK, from the coding sequence ATGGACAAGTTCGTCATCCGCGGCGGCAACCCGCTTCTCGGCACCATCAAAGTCTCCGGCGCAAAGAACTCCGCGCTACCCTGCATGGCTGCGGCCATCCTTACTGAAGACGAAGTCGTCCTCGAAAACATCCCGCAGGTCCGCGACATCGAGACCGAGCGCAAGCTCCTCGAAAGCATGGGTGCGGAGGTTGAACTCGGTTACGGGCGCGCGCAGCATCGCACCACCATCAAGTGCGCCGTGCTCTCTGACCCTGTCGCCAAGTACGAGATCGTAAAAACCATGCGCGCCTCGTCGCTGGTGCTCGGGCCACTGGTCGCTCGAACCGGCATGGCTCGCGTAGCAATGCCCGGCGGATGCGCTATCGGTGGCCGCCCCATCGACCTGCACATCAAGGGACTGGAAGCGATGGGCGCGAAGATCACGCAGGAACACGGCTACCTCGAAGCCCGTACCGACCGCCTGAAGGGCGCGCACATTGTCTTCGACAAGATCACAGTGACGGGCACCGAAGATTTGCTGATGGCGGCTGTGCTCGCTGACGGCGAGTCGCTCTTCGAGAACTGCGCACGCGAGCCCGAAGTAACCGATCTGGCTGCAATGCTGAACGGCATGGGCGCGCAGATCGAAGGCGCTGGCACGTCCACCATGCGCATCAAGGGCGTGAGCAAGCTGCATGGTGTTCGTCATCGCATCAACCCGGACCGCATCGAGGCAGGCACGTTCCTGATCGCAGGCGCGATCACGGGTGGCGATCTGAACGTTGATTGCTGCAACCCGGAGCATCTTGGCTCCCTGCTGAGCAAGCTGGAGCAGTGCGGCGTGAAGCTGGAAGTCGGCGTAGACAATGTACGCGTTCACTCCGGCGGCAGGCTGACCGCAACCGACATTACAACGGAAGAGTATCCCGGCTTCCCGACCGATATGCAGGCGCAGTTCATGGCCCTGCTGACCCAGTGCGAAGGCACGTCGATCGTGACGGAGAATATCTTCGAGAACCGCTTCATGCATGTCTCGGAACTGAACCGCATGGGTGCGAATATCTCCGTGAGCGGACGTACGGCAACGGTTCGCGGTGGAACGAAGCTCCAGTCCGCAGCCGTCATGTGCTCGGACCTGCGAGCCTCTGCCGCGCTAGTACTGGGCGCTCTGGTGGCGGAAGGTGAGTCGATCCTCGACCGCGTGTACCACATGGATCGTGGCTATGAGCGCATGGAAGAAAAGCTCCGCGGCGTAGGCGCACAGGTTCGTCGCATGGGTGAAGTCTTCGGGAAGAAGTAG
- a CDS encoding glycosyltransferase family 2 protein, which yields MLNGQRITVVLPAYNAALTLERTVSEIPTGIVDDVILTDDASRDTTAEVARRLGIHTVVHEKNLGYGGNQKTCYRSALERGADVVVMVHPDYQYTPKLIPALASMIAYGEFDCAIASRILGKGALVGGMPLYKYISNRALTFSENILLGQKLSEYHTGYRAWSRRVLEKLPLDRCSNDFVFDNQMIAQAVWYGFSIGEVSCPTKYFPEASSINFRRSVTYGLGVMRTGLQYRMKKMGLAKPEIFEPSSRQ from the coding sequence ATGCTCAACGGACAGCGCATTACTGTAGTACTTCCGGCCTATAACGCTGCTTTGACCCTCGAACGAACGGTCTCTGAGATCCCCACGGGTATCGTCGACGATGTCATTCTTACTGACGACGCTAGCCGGGACACGACCGCAGAGGTTGCACGCCGACTAGGTATCCACACCGTCGTGCATGAAAAGAACCTCGGTTACGGTGGCAATCAAAAGACTTGCTACCGCTCTGCACTGGAGAGAGGGGCAGATGTAGTGGTGATGGTTCACCCAGACTACCAATACACGCCGAAGCTGATCCCCGCGCTGGCATCGATGATTGCGTATGGAGAGTTCGACTGCGCGATCGCGTCGAGAATTCTCGGCAAAGGCGCACTGGTGGGCGGCATGCCCCTGTACAAGTACATATCCAACCGGGCACTTACGTTCAGCGAAAATATTTTGCTCGGCCAGAAGCTTTCGGAGTACCACACGGGCTATCGTGCATGGAGCCGCCGGGTGCTGGAGAAGCTCCCGCTGGATCGCTGCTCGAATGACTTTGTCTTCGACAACCAGATGATTGCCCAGGCAGTCTGGTACGGCTTCAGCATCGGCGAGGTATCCTGCCCGACGAAGTACTTTCCTGAAGCTTCGTCAATCAACTTTCGACGCAGCGTCACCTATGGTCTGGGCGTGATGCGCACGGGCCTTCAATACAGGATGAAGAAAATGGGGCTTGCAAAGCCTGAGATCTTCGAACCTTCGAGCAGGCAGTAA
- the murQ gene encoding N-acetylmuramic acid 6-phosphate etherase, which translates to MSSPSPAEKSNVTPQTDLQGLTTEKLNDASAGLDMKSAIDIARIINAEDAKIAAAVKKALPEIAMVIDTVARSLRDGGRLIYVGAGSSGRISALDASECPPTFSTVPQQVQYIMAGGPKALASASDVNEDSPELGQRDIARRRPTRKDIVIGVSASGRTPYVVGATEYARARGAKTAAITCNPNSDLSQVADITICAEVGPEVISGSTRMKASSAQKMILNMITTGAMTRLGYVYDNLMVNVHMKNAKLVERGIGVLMRLCGIDRDTAIRTIKSAGKSIPIAVVMLKANVDKMEAVRRLQKSDGNVRLAIEDSRLEL; encoded by the coding sequence ATGTCATCACCGTCCCCCGCCGAAAAGTCGAACGTCACACCTCAGACTGACCTGCAGGGTCTAACGACGGAAAAACTCAACGACGCCTCCGCCGGACTCGATATGAAGTCTGCGATCGATATCGCCCGGATTATCAACGCCGAAGATGCCAAGATCGCCGCCGCGGTGAAAAAGGCGCTGCCTGAGATTGCCATGGTGATCGACACGGTTGCGCGCTCGCTGCGCGATGGTGGACGCCTGATCTATGTTGGTGCAGGCTCTTCGGGACGAATCTCCGCTCTCGACGCCTCCGAATGCCCGCCGACGTTCTCTACCGTGCCACAGCAGGTGCAATATATTATGGCCGGTGGCCCCAAGGCGCTTGCATCGGCCTCCGATGTGAACGAGGATTCGCCGGAGCTGGGTCAGCGCGACATCGCTCGCCGTCGCCCCACGCGCAAGGACATCGTCATCGGAGTTTCGGCTTCGGGACGTACGCCCTACGTCGTTGGCGCAACCGAGTACGCTCGCGCACGCGGAGCAAAAACAGCAGCCATTACCTGCAATCCGAACAGCGATCTCTCGCAGGTGGCGGACATCACGATCTGCGCCGAGGTCGGCCCAGAGGTTATCTCGGGATCGACACGCATGAAGGCATCTTCCGCGCAGAAGATGATCCTAAACATGATTACGACCGGCGCGATGACGCGGCTGGGCTATGTGTACGACAACCTGATGGTGAACGTACACATGAAGAACGCCAAGCTGGTCGAGCGTGGGATCGGCGTTCTGATGCGTCTGTGTGGCATCGATCGCGACACGGCCATCCGCACTATCAAGAGCGCAGGCAAGTCAATTCCGATTGCTGTCGTCATGCTGAAGGCCAACGTCGACAAGATGGAAGCCGTGCGACGCCTGCAGAAGTCCGACGGCAACGTGCGTCTCGCCATCGAAGACTCCCGCCTCGAACTCTAA
- the lepB gene encoding signal peptidase I: protein MTPEAKSCECHSRKPEPKVRSWMWDVLAVCIAVFVILVLYQPVRVEGTSMLPMLQDQDRLFINKFAYTRLGGMIGDHIVRGDVVVFRYPNDQTKSYIKRVIALPGDQLLIDHGQVIVNGKALKEPYVPVRFEDDRSQPEMTIPAGTYFVMGDHRSISSDSRDFGPVPNDLIYGRAAFVYWPVDQAGVVR, encoded by the coding sequence ATGACACCTGAGGCTAAGTCCTGCGAGTGTCATTCCCGGAAGCCCGAACCGAAAGTGCGTTCGTGGATGTGGGACGTGTTGGCCGTCTGCATCGCTGTCTTCGTGATTCTGGTGCTGTATCAGCCCGTACGGGTAGAGGGCACGAGCATGCTGCCCATGCTCCAGGACCAGGACCGGCTCTTCATCAACAAGTTCGCTTACACGCGCCTCGGCGGCATGATCGGCGATCACATCGTCCGCGGCGATGTCGTCGTCTTCCGCTACCCCAACGATCAGACGAAGAGCTACATCAAGCGTGTGATCGCACTGCCTGGCGACCAGTTGCTGATCGACCATGGACAGGTCATTGTGAACGGCAAGGCTCTGAAGGAGCCTTATGTCCCTGTGCGTTTTGAGGATGACCGCTCGCAGCCTGAGATGACCATTCCTGCTGGAACGTACTTCGTCATGGGCGACCACCGTTCCATCTCCAGCGACAGCCGCGACTTCGGTCCAGTCCCCAACGATCTCATCTACGGTCGCGCGGCATTCGTCTACTGGCCAGTCGATCAGGCAGGTGTCGTTCGGTAA
- a CDS encoding glycosyltransferase family 87 protein produces the protein MPPAPRATSAGKAVWLVYVFAFATCVLWILPLLSPHSVLFPGGPNFEDIVVYKGRFTLFHTAKFFKSHAYSAFAYPAGCAPIYELFYKTSHPIAAYLFASTVITAGAVAVLWWMLRRANLTQLFLWLIPFCFPLVFLIQRANIELILWMTTALGLLAYARGWRYAAAILIGITAAMKLYPVFLLGLFLRRKEDLPPFFTGLVAAIATMCGAIYWAGPDFFTAARGFTAGVSQFQGHYAQTVRSAEINFDHCLFSPVKYLSIEHHFSLHAWMLVYYVVTGTLALLLFLRVRTMPFLNRAVFLTVAMVSLPPVSYNYTLVHLYLPAAFLICAIVPHTRPPASALLALACLLFLFLPLVAISAVQPIAAGPMQSFALLLLLPLCAVSSWEPRSASYR, from the coding sequence ATGCCCCCCGCGCCGCGAGCAACCTCAGCAGGTAAAGCCGTCTGGCTGGTTTACGTCTTTGCCTTTGCGACGTGCGTGCTCTGGATTCTTCCGCTCCTCAGCCCTCATAGCGTGCTCTTCCCCGGCGGGCCAAACTTTGAAGATATCGTCGTTTATAAGGGACGCTTCACACTCTTCCATACGGCAAAGTTCTTCAAGTCGCATGCCTACTCGGCGTTTGCGTATCCGGCGGGCTGCGCACCAATTTACGAGCTCTTCTACAAAACCTCGCACCCTATAGCGGCCTATCTTTTCGCCAGCACAGTCATCACGGCAGGAGCCGTTGCCGTGCTGTGGTGGATGCTGCGCCGAGCTAATCTCACGCAGCTCTTTTTATGGCTGATTCCCTTCTGTTTTCCGCTTGTCTTCCTCATCCAGCGCGCAAACATTGAGCTGATTCTGTGGATGACCACCGCGCTTGGCCTGCTTGCTTATGCTCGTGGCTGGCGCTACGCCGCCGCGATCCTGATCGGTATCACGGCAGCGATGAAGCTCTACCCGGTCTTCCTGCTCGGCCTCTTTCTGCGCCGCAAGGAGGACCTGCCGCCGTTTTTCACCGGCCTCGTCGCCGCGATCGCCACCATGTGCGGAGCCATCTACTGGGCCGGCCCGGACTTCTTTACCGCAGCACGAGGTTTTACCGCCGGGGTAAGTCAATTCCAGGGACATTATGCCCAGACGGTGCGATCGGCAGAGATCAACTTCGATCACTGTCTTTTTTCTCCAGTCAAATACCTCAGCATCGAACACCACTTCTCGCTCCATGCCTGGATGCTCGTCTACTACGTGGTGACCGGGACGCTGGCCCTGCTGCTTTTCCTGCGCGTTCGGACGATGCCGTTCTTGAATCGCGCTGTTTTCCTCACGGTTGCGATGGTCTCGCTGCCACCGGTCAGCTACAACTACACGCTTGTACACCTTTATCTGCCTGCAGCATTTCTGATCTGCGCGATTGTGCCACATACGCGACCGCCAGCCAGCGCATTGCTTGCGCTAGCCTGCCTGCTGTTCCTATTTCTTCCGCTGGTTGCGATCTCTGCCGTACAACCAATCGCAGCAGGGCCCATGCAAAGCTTCGCCCTGCTTCTTCTGCTTCCGCTCTGCGCAGTTTCATCATGGGAACCACGATCTGCATCCTACCGCTAG